A window of the Dioscorea cayenensis subsp. rotundata cultivar TDr96_F1 chromosome 14, TDr96_F1_v2_PseudoChromosome.rev07_lg8_w22 25.fasta, whole genome shotgun sequence genome harbors these coding sequences:
- the LOC120275492 gene encoding mediator of RNA polymerase II transcription subunit 12 isoform X1, which produces MQRYSATSCAAGGVNNSTINGTSARDAARVESSFSTPNFPRRTSLLTPYKLKCEKEPLSSRLGPPDFYPQTPNCPEETLTREYLQSGYKETVEGIEEAREIVLTHVAAFVKPEFILKCKEAIRKRLRAIIESRAQKRKAGQVYGVSLSGSLLTKSGVFPDQKACSEDFRKKWIEGLAQQHKQLRSLAENIPHGYRKKTLFEVLIRHNVPLVKATWFIKVNYLNQVRPAVTSVSSGPDKAQSARSELWTKDVIEYVQQLVDDFFSKDGAFAAIPSRDQSSPNMLAGVPQHGSDSISSTLDVDEPSLQFKWSYMVRLLQWHFAEGLLVSSLVVEWVLNQLQERESAEALELLLPIIYVLVERIALSQTYARIFIDILVRAINVLCPGGSGLTDNSSKPSLLVTLIEMLRWFILAIPDTFVALDCFPLPSCVAPDLFVRSNSLKVENVDFGNMASDHRYWSFGSVVSSIQKRSANLAKIVNPGLQGYGVPKALQALDKALTVEGDLRTAYNSLFGDFSDMTIEEAWIAEVSPCLRSSLKWIGSVSLPLICSVFFLCEWATCDYRDCRTALPTTPKFTGGKDFCQVYAAVSLLKLKMEHLHSSSQFDSSSQIVVGNIGKAASLHDSLSGGTIVENVTGIENSSKGLSNKKHKVDLFQSPGPLHDVIVCWLDQHVAGKGEGLKCLMVFVMELVRYGIFYPQAYVRQLIISGIMDRDESQFDLERQKRHYQILKQLPGSCLFDVMEEARITKVPLLKEAVNVYSNERRLVLQGYLGGKSSQSKAGSGIRLGFSSQKQKDHSVAFRDGASPSLLESHRNFNVALSAMTANNEKSKVKIAELKVAISSLLHIPGPCSLSTESRFDESQRSNKRSLGSLSGKSDVIDVTPGCEECRRAKRQKLDDERSSPFQGFSSNWLDDEDIWWTRKGPKPQESFKVEPPLKSSKPGSRGRRKTQSLAQLQANRIESSHGASTSHVCDNKVSCPHHKSALAGENPNDADRMKMVSLSDISRTLKQLRMLEKRSISVWLVTTIRQLVEGNEKTASKAGHYASSFSTSFEDRNIVRWRLTEDELSTILYLLDISLDLTAAAKLLVWLFPKVFGGPSSTAHIGRNAMMPTKNKENTICDVGEAFLLSSLQRYENVLVSSDLLPEVLTAAMHRVVTVLPTNGRSHGTASLTYARNLLKKYRDIGSEWEKNFRTTCDQRTLAELDAIRQADSNMGFSPGVPGGMDDSDDNLRQKFSGRMSRFSGIMKELVQRRIEEAVQYFYGKERKPFAAAAVKNSSEKMDEGHHIAQEIFFGLCDCICQNGSASQEWDPTGVAAAVSAIVGNVGHAVAKILDLLAGNNYQLFSSTSSSINCARHILRIHILSLCLLKESLGERLGRIFDVTLANEASSAVSNAFSPGKPSRSQFQPSPENHDGNLNHPNENLNNSSKTFVGRAGKAAASVSALVVGAIVHGVASLERMVSVFKLKDGLDVQMFIRSSRSSSNGMSRSFGTFKIDHCIEVSVHWFRVLIGNCRTVFDGLVAEILGEPYTSALSRMQRMLPLSMVFPPAYSIFAMVIWRPYILNSNIATREDIQLYQHLSMAIGDAIKHQPFRDLCLRNTRMLYDLLASDIGDFEFASMLETHSPDKHLKTMAFIPLRARLILNALIDCKMPPFTLMKEDGSWVSVPGEPRAYSENETKLLDQLEQVLDTLQPAKFHWQWVELRLLLNEQALIEKIDTHNMQLVEAIKSLSPKAENFSLSENERNFIEIVLTRLLVRPDAASLYSEVVNLLGKSLEEFLLQNTKWVLAGSDVLLGRKSIRQRLATLAQLRGFTSKAQFWKPWGWSSPNANGPIDKTDKRKMEVTSIEEGEVVDEGVEVKRPGRMSFQLFDAEGFSPGQQYITDRALAELVLPCIDRSSSDSRNSFATELIKQLSTIEQQINMLTRGGGKQSGSASSAVEVSSSKGSSRKGLRGGSPGLGRRITGVTESSPPSAAALRASMWLRLQFLLRLLPIICADREQSARNMRHTLAAVILRLLGTRVVQEDADACHLITHKTPRREEEYLVNAPITASLDRSGDSLFDRFLCVLHCLLGNFKPSWLKAKPISKSTLKSRDFSAVDREVSEKLQVELDRMELPAAIRRRIQAAMPELPPSPPLTISCHPPLLTSTALASLQPGMSTPSQHAGNQRTSVPSARPTTTMQGKSRSSTAQDLDMEIDPWTLLEDGTGTASASNNSSNVGGPGADHSNLKACSWLKGAVRVRRTDLTYIGAMDDDS; this is translated from the exons ATGCAACGATATTCTGCTACCAGCTGTGCAGCTGGCGGAGTTAATAATAGTACAATTAATGGGACGTCTGCAAGGGATGCTGCCAGGGTGGAGTCATCATTTTCAACTCCTAATTTCCCCAG GAGGACATCACTACTAACACCTTACAAGCTAAAGTGCGAGAAAGAACCACTTAGTTCCCG CCTTGGACCACCTGACTTCTACCCGCAAACTCCTAACTGTCCTGAAGAGACATTAACTAGGGAATATCTACAGTCAGGATACAAGGAAACTGTTGAAGGAATCGAG GAAGCGAGAGAGATAGTGTTGACTCATGTTGCAGCGTTTGTGAAACCAGAATTCATTTTAAAATGCAAGGAG GCGATACGAAAACGTCTCAGGGCTATTATAGAATCTCGAGCGCAAAAACGGAAG GCTGGCCAAGTTTATGGAGTTTCTCTTTCTGGTTCATTATTAACAAAATCTGGAGTTTTTCCAGATCAAAAGGCATGCAGTGAAGACTTCCGCAAGAAATGGATTGAG GGTCTAGCACAACAGCATAAACAGCTACGTTCTTTGGCTGAGAATATTCCTCATGGTTATAGGAAGAAAACACTCTTTGAGGTTCTTATTCGTCACAATGTGCCGTTAGTCAAAGCAACCTGGTTCATCAAAGTTAATTATCTCAATCAG GTTCGGCCTGCTGTGACCAGTGTTTCATCTGGGCCTGATAAAGCACAATCTGCTCGTTCTGAGCTGTGGACTAAGGATGTTATTGAATATGTGCAGCAGCttgtggatgattttttttcaaaagatggTGCTTTTGCAGCTATACCCTCTAGAGATCAGTCTTCACCTAATATGTTGGCTGGTGTACCGCAACATGGAAGTGATTCTATATCTTCAACTCTTGATGTTGATGAGCCATCCTTGCAGTTCAAATGGTCATATATGGTGCGCCTTTTGCAATGGCATTTTGCAGAAGGCCTGCTTGTTTCATCACTTGTTGTTGAGTGGGTTCTCAACCAACTTCAG GAAAGGGAATCAGCTGAGGCTTTAGAGCTGCTATTGCCAATTATTTATGTTCTTGTAGAGAGGATTGCACTCTCACAGACTTATGCACGCATATTTATTGATATACTTGTTCGAGCGATAAATGTTCTATGTCCTGGTGGTTCAGGTTTAACTGATAACTCCAGCAAGCCTTCTCTCCTTGTTACACTAATTGAGATGCTGCGGTGGTTTATACTTGCTATCCCTGATACATTTGTTGCCTTGGATTGTTTTCCTCTGCCAAGCTGTGTGGCCCCTGATTTATTTGTTAGAAGTAACTCTCTGAAGGTAGAGAATGTGGATTTTGGTAATATGGCTTCTGATCATCGATACTGGTCCTTTGGATCTGTTGTTTCCTCAATTCAGAAACGGTCTGCAAATCTGGCGAAGATAGTTAATCCTGGACTCCAAGGTTATGGTGTGCCCAAAGCTTTACAGGCATTGGATAAAGCTCTGACAGTAGAGGGTGATCTGAGGACTGCTTACAATTCCCTCTTTGGAGATTTCTCTGATATGACTATTGAAGAAGCATGGATTGCTGAAGTAAGTCCTTGTTTGCGCTCTTCACTGAAGTGGATTGGCAGTGTCAGCTTGCCCCTGATTTGCTCTGTGTTTTTTCTATGTGAGTGGGCAACATGTGATTATAGGGATTGCCGTACTGCCTTGCCTACAACTCCAAAGTTCACTGGTGGAAAAGACTTCTGTCAAGTTTATGCTGCTGTTTCTCTTTTGAAGCTAAAAATGGAACATCTACATAGCTCATCTCAATTTGATAGCAGTTCTCAAATTGTTGTTGGCAACATTGGAAAAGCTGCTTCCCTTCACGATAGTTTGTCAGGCGGAACCATTGTAGAAAATGTTACTGGGATTGAAAATTCCTCTAAAGGCTTGAGCAATAAAAAGCACAAAGTGGATTTATTTCAAAGTCCAGGTCCACTGCATGATGTTATTGTATGCTGGTTAGACCAGCATGTAGCTGGGAAAGGTGAAGGTCTTAAATGTCTTATGGTTTTTGTCATGGAACTTGTTCGCTATGGTATTTTTTATCCCCAGGCTTATGTGAGACAACTAATAATTAGTGGGATTATGGATAGAGATGAGTCTCAGTTCGATTTGGAAAGACAGAAAAGACACTATCAAATTCTGAAGCAGCTGCCTGGTTCCTGCTTGTTTGATGTTATGGAAGAAGCAAGAATCACAAAAGTCCCACTGCTAAAGGAGGCAGTGAATGTTTACTCAAATGAGCGACGACTTGTGCTTCAAGGTTATCTTGGAGGTAAATCCTCCCAGTCAAAAGCTGGAAGTGGCATCCGGTTGGGGTTTTCTTCACAGAAACAAAAAGATCATTCTGTTGCTTTTAGAGATGGTGCTTCACCCTCTTTGTTGGAAAGTCATAGAAACTTCAATGTAGCTTTGAGTGCAATGACAGCGAATAATGAGAAATCAAAGGTGAAGATTGCTGAGCTGAAGGTTGCCATTTCAAGTCTGCTCCACATCCCAGGCCCTTGTTCTCTATCTACAGAATCACGATTTGATGAATCTCAACGAAGCAATAAGAGAAGTTTAGGTTCATTGAGTGGCAAATCTGATGTGATAGATGTGACACCAGGCTGTGAGGAGTGTAGGAGAGCAAAGAGGCAAAAATTAGATGATGAGAGgagctctccctttcaagggtTTTCTTCAAACTGGTTAGATGATGAAGATATTTGGTGGACTAGGAAGGGCCCCAAGCCCCAGGAGTCATTTAAGGTTGAACCTCCTCTGAAGTCATCTAAACCTGGTTCAAGAGGCAGGCGCAAAACTCAGAGTCTAGCGCAGTTGCAAGCTAATAGAATTGAAAGTAGCCATGGAGCATCGACCAGCCATGTATGTGACAATAAGGTGAGCTGCCCCCATCATAAATCTGCTTTGGCAGGAGAAAACCCTAATGATGCAGACCGGATGAAAATGGTGTCTCTATCTGATATTAGCAGAACTTTAAAACAACTAAGAATGCTTGAAAAGAGGTCGATTTCAGTTTGGTTGGTAACCACGATCAGACAATTAGTTGAAGGGAATGAAAAGACTGCTTCCAAGGCTGGCCATTatgcttcttcattttccacctcATTCGAGGACAGAAACATTGTACGATGGAGACTTACTGAAGACGAGCTCTCTACCATTTTGTACTTGCTGGATATTTCCTTGGACTTAACTGCAGCTGCAAAGCTTCTTGTTTGGTTATTTCCCAAGGTTTTTGGTGGACCAAGTTCTACTGCTCACATTGGGAGGAATGCAATGATGCCAAccaaaaataaggaaaacacTATCTGTGATGTAGGGGAGGCATTCTTGCTATCATCTCTTCAAAG GTATGAAAATGTGCTTGTATCGTCAGATCTTCTCCCTGAAGTCCTAACTGCTGCCATGCATCGAGTTGTGACTGTGCTGCCCACTAATGGAAGGTCTCATGGCACAGCTTCTCTTACTTATGCTCGGAATCTATTGAAGAAATATCGTGATATAGGGAGTGAATGGGAAAAGAACTTCAGAACTACATGTGATCAGAGAACGCTTGCGGAACTTGATGCTATACGACAAGCGGATTCTAATATGGGATTTTCCCCCGGTGTACCTGGAGGAATGGATGATTCTGATGATAATTTGCGTCAAAAGTTTAGTGGGAGGATGTCAAGATTTAGTGGAATTATGAAAGAATTGGTACAAAGACGCATTGAGGAGGCTGTGCAATACTTCTATGGAAAGGAAAGAAAACcttttgctgctgctgctgttaaAAATTCCTCAGAAAAAATGGATGAAGGACATCATATAgctcaagaaattttttttggtcTATGTGATTGTATTTGTCAGAATGGCAGTGCATCTCAAGAATGGGACCCCACTGGAGTTGCTGCTGCTGTTTCTGCAATTGTTGGCAATGTAGGGCATgctgtagcaaaaatattggATTTACTTGCAGGCAATAACTATCAATTGTTTTCTTCGACATCAAGTTCAATAAATTGCGCCCGACACATATTACGGATTCACATACTTTCTCTCTGTCTCCTTAAAGAATCTCTTGGAGAACGTTTGGGTCGCATATTTGATGTAACTTTAGCCAATGAAGCTTCTTCAGCTGTTTCTAACGCCTTTTCTCCTGGAAAGCCTTCTCGCAGTCAGTTTCAACCATCTCCTGAAAACCATGATGGCAATCTAAATCATCCAAATGAGAACTtaaataattcttcaaaaaCATTTGTTGGAAGGGCCGGTAAAGCTGCGGCTTCTGTATCTGCACTTGTTGTGGGGGCTATTGTGCATGGAGTTGCTAGCCTTGAAAGGATGGTTTCTGTTTTCAAATTAAAGGATGGTTTGGATGTTCAGATGTTCATTAGGAGTTCAAGATCCAGTTCTAATGGCATGTCCAGATCTTTTGGGACATTCAAGATTGATCACTGTATTGAGGTATCTGTTCATTGGTTCCGGGTGCTTATTGGCAACTGCAGAACAGTGTTTGATGGACTAGTTGCAGAGATTCTTGGTGAACCATACACATCAGCTCTTTCACGGATGCAGCGCATGCTTCCTCTTAGTATGGTGTTCCCTCCTGCATATTCTATATTTGCAATGGTCATTTGGAGGCCATACATTCTCAACAGCAACATTGCAACGCGTGAAGATATTCAATTATATCAACACTTATCCATGGCCATTGGAGATGCTATCAAACACCAGCCATTCCGAGATCTATGCTTGCGGAACACGCGAATGTTGTATGACCTTTTAGCCTCTGACATTGGTGATTTTGAATTTGCATCGATGCTTGAAACACACAGTCCAGACAAGCATTTGAAAACAATGGCATTTATTCCCCTTCGGGCAAGATTGATTCTAAATGCCCTAATCGATTGCAAAATGCCGCCGTTTACATTAATGAAGGAGGATGGGTCATGGGTTTCTGTCCCCGGTGAGCCACGAGCATATTCTGAAAATGAGACAAAGCTTCTAGATCAGCTTGAGCAAGTTTTAGATACACTGCAACCTGCCAAATTCCATTGGCAGTGGGTTGAGTTGAGGCTCCTCTTGAATGAGCAGGCTCTTATTGAAAAAATTGATACTCATAACATGCAGTTGGTTGAGGCAATTAAATCTCTCTCTCCCAAGGCTGAGAACTTTTCACTTTCCGAGAATGAGCGCAATTTTATTGAAATTGTTCTGACAAGGTTACTTGTGAGACCCGATGCAGCATCACTTTACTCAGAAGTCGTTAATCTTCTTGGGAAGTCATTAGAGGAGTTCCTGCTACAGAATACAAAATGGGTTTTAGCTGGCAGTGATGTTCTCCTGGGACGAAAATCCATTCGGCAGCGACTTGCTACTCTTGCTCAGCTCAGAGGCTTTACAAGTAAAGCTCAGTTTTGGAAACCATGGGGTTGGTCATCCCCCAATGCAAATGGACCAATTGACAAAACTGATAAAAGGAAGATGGAAGTTACTTCCATTGAAGAAGGGGAAGTTGTTGATGAAGGTGTTGAAGTCAAAAGGCCTGGCAGAATGAGCTTTCAATTGTTTGATGCCGAAGGCTTCTCTCCTGGCCAGCAGTATATCACTGATAGAGCTCTTGCAGAATTGGTGCTACCCTGTATTGACCGGAGTTCCAGTGATTCACGGAATTCATTTGCTACAGAACTAATCAAACAATTGAGTACCATTGAGCAACAAATCAATATGCTCACCCGTGGTGGTGGTAAACAATCTGGCTCTGCTTCTTCTGCTGTTGAAGTTTCTTCTAGTAAAGGCAGCAGTCGTAAAGGCTTGAGAGGCGGAAGTCCTGGGTTGGGTAGAAGAATTACAGGTGTAACAGAGTCCTCCCCACCCTCCGCTGCGGCATTGAGGGCATCCATGTGGTTGCGATTGCAATTTCTTTTGCGGTTGCTTCCTATCATATGTGCGGACAG GGAGCAATCTGCGAGGAACATGAGACATACACTTGCTGCTGTCATACTTCGTCTTCTTGGAACCCGTGTTGTTCAAGAAGATGCCGATGCCTGTCATTTAATTACACATAAAACTCCgagaagagaggaagaataTCTTGTAAATGCACCGATCACTGCCTCATTGGACCGTTCCGGTGATAGCCTGTTTGACAGGTTTCTGTGCGTCCTCCATTGTTTACTTGGCAACTTCAAACCGAGTTGGCTGAAAGCCAAGCCCATCTCCAAGTCAACCCTCAAATCTCGAGATTTTTCTGCTGTTGATCGAGAGGTGTCGGAAAAATTGCAG GTCGAACTAGACCGGATGGAATTACCTGCAGCAATTCGAAGACGGATCCAAGCTGCAATGCCTGAGCTACCACCCTCTCCACCATTAACCATCTCTTGCCACCCTCCTCTCTTAACATCAACAGCACTTGCGTCGCTGCAACCAGGCATGTCAACGCCAAGTCAACATGCAGGAAATCAAAGAACTTCCGTTCCATCGGCTCGGCCAACGACTACAATGCAAGGAAAATCCCGGTCATCGACTGCCCAGGACCTTGACATGGAAATTGATCCATGGACCTTGCTGGAAGACGGGACGGGAACCGCATCAGCCTCGAACAATAGCAGCAATGTAGGTGGCCCCGGTGCCGATCACTCTAACCTCAAGGCCTGCAGTTGGCTCAAGGGTGCTGTAAGGGTGAGAAGAACCGATCTCACATACATCGGAGCCATGGACGATGACAGCTGA